The following coding sequences are from one Ovis canadensis isolate MfBH-ARS-UI-01 breed Bighorn chromosome 7, ARS-UI_OviCan_v2, whole genome shotgun sequence window:
- the DLGAP5 gene encoding disks large-associated protein 5 isoform X4, whose protein sequence is MSSSHFASRHRKDLSTDMIRTKIAHRKSLSQKENRHKEYERNRHFGLKDVNIPTLESRSLLELDETSQELVPEKASIKPKSTKTVVFDQRKQMLQKYKEEKQLQKLKEQREKTKRGVFKVGLYRPDMPCFLFSNQNAMKAEPKKDVPSSVRITRSKARNQMELTKSDNGIDVRAVRPGQRQTSEKKVLDKEKKAVQPVMLPVRLTRSSTQAAKQIVKEIPSTAARKPETRAINDNEADRKAPNQGKPAKKIGTKPDKVISFKVDNEGNTLDSQTSATNGMNPDGVLSRMENVSKTNSAKMKGKNSFAPKDFIFQPLDGLKTYQVTPMTPRSATAFLTPSYTWTPLNTEVDKTEATKEILAQKCKTFSAKTVPQDSSKSQCPLGSLTVWNKVKEVPSLEVNEDQLSPPQHDVPYFRNTLRSETEKLTSHCLEWDRKLDLDIPDDAKDLIRTAVGQTRLLMKERFKQFEGLVDNCEYKRGEKETTCTDLDGFWDMVSFQIEDVNQKFSNLTKLEESGWQNNNNTSKKVFRKKVVSGITSKPKQDDGRIAARNRLAAVKNAMRERIKQEEQAEAAASVMPKEVDKIVFDAGFFRIESPIKSFSGLSSECVSQRLKTPQSVSKTVSETRAEMGLLRQTTSPENPGPQGAKSEHVDKTLISNIPGNRNSIGEDAKCLGLQDLIEINHGINKINFEIDRLSSKRMNLALHAGKVADDINTNKKEEVSDVVEGMELNSVTTQDVLMISPEKNIQSQNNISWEEETKTSQPVLCDNKSLSTGCHLLDSA, encoded by the exons ATGTCTTCATCACATTTTGCCAGTCGGCACAGAAAGGATTTGAGTACTGACATGATTAGAACTAAAATTGCTCATAGAAAATCACTGtctcagaaagaaaacagacataaGGAATATGAACGAAATAGACACTTTGGTTTGAAAGATGTCAACATTCCAACCTTGGAAAGTAGAAGTCTTCTTGAATTAGATGAGACATCTCAAGAGCTTGTTCCAGAAAAGGCCAGTATCAAGCCAA AGTCAACAAAAACTGTTGTCTTTGATCAACGAAAACAGATGCtccaaaaatacaaagaagaaaaacaacttcaaaaattgaaagagcagagagagaaaactaaACGAGGAGTATTTAAAGTGGGTCTTTATAGACCTGATAtgccttgttttcttttctcaaaccagaATGCTATGAAAGCTGAGCCAAAAAAG GATGTTCCATCTTCTGTACGGATTACAAGGTCAAAGGCCAGAAACCAAATGGAGCTGACTAAG AGTGATAATGGGATTGATGTTCGAGCAGTCCGACCTGGTCAAAGACAGACTTCTGAGAAGAAAGTGTTGgacaaagagaaaaaag CTGTACAACCTGTAATGCTGCCAGTGAGACTGACTCGATCATCTACTCAAGCAGCAAAGCAGATTGTCAAGGAAATCCCGTCTACAGCAGCAAGAAAGCCAGAGACAAGGGCTATTAATG ATAATGAAGCAGACAGAAAGGCACCAAATCAAGGAAAACCTGCCAAAAAGATAGGAACAAAACCTGACAAG GTCATTTCTTTTAAAGTTGATAATGAAGGAAATACTTTGGATTCACAAACCAGTGCAACAAATGGAATGAATCCAGATGGAGTCTTATCAAGAATGGAAAATGTATCTAAGACAAACAGtgcaaaaatgaaagggaagaattCCTTTGCACCTAAAGATTTTATATTTCAGCCACTAGATGGTCTGAAGACCTATCAAGTAACACCTATGACTCCCAGAAGTGCCACTGCTTTCTTGACACCCAGTTATACCTGGACCCCATTAAACACAGAAGT TGATAAGACTGAAGCAACAAAAGAAATCTTGGcacaaaaatgtaaaactttcTCTGCCAAAACAGTACCTCAAGATTCAAGTAAATCACAGTGTCCTTTGGGTTCTTTAACAGTTTGGAATAAAG TGAAAGAAGTCCCATCACTTGAAGTAAATGAAGATCAGTTATCTCCGCCACAGCATGATGTGCCGTATTTCAG AAATACTCTCCGGTCAGAAACTGAGAAGTTAACTTCACACTGCCTTGAGTGGGACAGGAAACTTGACTTGGACATTCCAGATGATG CTAAAGATCTTATTCGCACAGCAGTTGGTCAAACAAGACTCCTTATGAAAGAAAGGTTTAAACAGTTTGAAGGACTGGTGGACAATTGTGAATATAAACGAGGTGAAAAGGAGACTACCTGTACAGATCTGGATGGATTTTGGGATATGGTTAGTTTTCAG ATAGAAGACGTAAATCAAAAATTCAGCAATCTGACCAAACTTGAGGAATCTGGATGGCAAAACAATAACAATACAAGCAAAAAAGTTTTTCGG AAAAAAGTTGTCTCGGGTATAACAAGTAAACCCAAACAGGATGACGGAAGAATTGCTGCTAGAAATCGCCTCGCTGCCGTAAAAAATGCAATGAGAGAGAGAATTAAGCAGGAGGAACAGGCTGAGGCAGCAGCCTCTGTAATGCCAAAGGAAGTGGATAAAATAGTGTTTGATGCTGGATTTTTCAGAATTGAAAGTCCCATTAAATCATTCTCAG GACTTTCTTCTGAATGTGTTTCTCAAAGACTTAAAACACCTCAGTCTGTCAGCAAAACTGTGTCTGAGACCAGGGCTGAGATGGGCCTTCTAAGACAAACTACATCACCAGAGAATCCTGGTCCTCAGGGTGCCAAAAGTGAACATGTTGATAAGACTTTGATTTCAAATATTCCTGGAAACAG aaacagCATAGGAGAAGATGCTAAGTGTCTTGGATTACAAGATTTAATTGAAATAAACCAT GGTATAAATAAGATAAACTTTGAGATAGATCGTTTATctagtaaaagaatgaatttggctCTCCATGCTGGCAAAGTAGCAGATGATATTAATACTAACAAAAAGGAAGAAGTTTCAGATGTTGTGGAAGGAATGGAACTAAATTCAGTTACAACACAAGATGTTTTGATGATTAGCcctgaaaaaaatatacaatcaCAAAATAACATCTCAtgggaagaagaaacaaaaacttcTCAGCC
- the DLGAP5 gene encoding disks large-associated protein 5 isoform X3, producing the protein MSSSHFASRHRKDLSTDMIRTKIAHRKSLSQKENRHKEYERNRHFGLKDVNIPTLESRSLLELDETSQELVPEKASIKPKSTKTVVFDQRKQMLQKYKEEKQLQKLKEQREKTKRGVFKVGLYRPDMPCFLFSNQNAMKAEPKKDVPSSVRITRSKARNQMELTKSDNGIDVRAVRPGQRQTSEKKVLDKEKKAVQPVMLPVRLTRSSTQAAKQIVKEIPSTAARKPETRAINDNEADRKAPNQGKPAKKIGTKPDKVISFKVDNEGNTLDSQTSATNGMNPDGVLSRMENVSKTNSAKMKGKNSFAPKDFIFQPLDGLKTYQVTPMTPRSATAFLTPSYTWTPLNTEVDKTEATKEILAQKCKTFSAKTVPQDSSKSQCPLGSLTVWNKEHISNKNGTTNENSNGLSVKEVPSLEVNEDQLSPPQHDVPYFRNTLRSETEKLTSHCLEWDRKLDLDIPDDAKDLIRTAVGQTRLLMKERFKQFEGLVDNCEYKRGEKETTCTDLDGFWDMVSFQIEDVNQKFSNLTKLEESGWQNNNNTSKKVFRKKVVSGITSKPKQDDGRIAARNRLAAVKNAMRERIKQEEQAEAAASVMPKEVDKIVFDAGFFRIESPIKSFSGLSSECVSQRLKTPQSVSKTVSETRAEMGLLRQTTSPENPGPQGAKSEHVDKTLISNIPGNRNSIGEDAKCLGLQDLIEINHGINKINFEIDRLSSKRMNLALHAGKVADDINTNKKEEVSDVVEGMELNSVTTQDVLMISPEKNIQSQNNISWEEETKTSQPVLCDNKSLSTGCHLLDSA; encoded by the exons ATGTCTTCATCACATTTTGCCAGTCGGCACAGAAAGGATTTGAGTACTGACATGATTAGAACTAAAATTGCTCATAGAAAATCACTGtctcagaaagaaaacagacataaGGAATATGAACGAAATAGACACTTTGGTTTGAAAGATGTCAACATTCCAACCTTGGAAAGTAGAAGTCTTCTTGAATTAGATGAGACATCTCAAGAGCTTGTTCCAGAAAAGGCCAGTATCAAGCCAA AGTCAACAAAAACTGTTGTCTTTGATCAACGAAAACAGATGCtccaaaaatacaaagaagaaaaacaacttcaaaaattgaaagagcagagagagaaaactaaACGAGGAGTATTTAAAGTGGGTCTTTATAGACCTGATAtgccttgttttcttttctcaaaccagaATGCTATGAAAGCTGAGCCAAAAAAG GATGTTCCATCTTCTGTACGGATTACAAGGTCAAAGGCCAGAAACCAAATGGAGCTGACTAAG AGTGATAATGGGATTGATGTTCGAGCAGTCCGACCTGGTCAAAGACAGACTTCTGAGAAGAAAGTGTTGgacaaagagaaaaaag CTGTACAACCTGTAATGCTGCCAGTGAGACTGACTCGATCATCTACTCAAGCAGCAAAGCAGATTGTCAAGGAAATCCCGTCTACAGCAGCAAGAAAGCCAGAGACAAGGGCTATTAATG ATAATGAAGCAGACAGAAAGGCACCAAATCAAGGAAAACCTGCCAAAAAGATAGGAACAAAACCTGACAAG GTCATTTCTTTTAAAGTTGATAATGAAGGAAATACTTTGGATTCACAAACCAGTGCAACAAATGGAATGAATCCAGATGGAGTCTTATCAAGAATGGAAAATGTATCTAAGACAAACAGtgcaaaaatgaaagggaagaattCCTTTGCACCTAAAGATTTTATATTTCAGCCACTAGATGGTCTGAAGACCTATCAAGTAACACCTATGACTCCCAGAAGTGCCACTGCTTTCTTGACACCCAGTTATACCTGGACCCCATTAAACACAGAAGT TGATAAGACTGAAGCAACAAAAGAAATCTTGGcacaaaaatgtaaaactttcTCTGCCAAAACAGTACCTCAAGATTCAAGTAAATCACAGTGTCCTTTGGGTTCTTTAACAGTTTGGAATAAAG AACATATCTcaaataaaaatggaactacTAATGAAAATTCAAATGGCCTTTCAGTGAAAGAAGTCCCATCACTTGAAGTAAATGAAGATCAGTTATCTCCGCCACAGCATGATGTGCCGTATTTCAG AAATACTCTCCGGTCAGAAACTGAGAAGTTAACTTCACACTGCCTTGAGTGGGACAGGAAACTTGACTTGGACATTCCAGATGATG CTAAAGATCTTATTCGCACAGCAGTTGGTCAAACAAGACTCCTTATGAAAGAAAGGTTTAAACAGTTTGAAGGACTGGTGGACAATTGTGAATATAAACGAGGTGAAAAGGAGACTACCTGTACAGATCTGGATGGATTTTGGGATATGGTTAGTTTTCAG ATAGAAGACGTAAATCAAAAATTCAGCAATCTGACCAAACTTGAGGAATCTGGATGGCAAAACAATAACAATACAAGCAAAAAAGTTTTTCGG AAAAAAGTTGTCTCGGGTATAACAAGTAAACCCAAACAGGATGACGGAAGAATTGCTGCTAGAAATCGCCTCGCTGCCGTAAAAAATGCAATGAGAGAGAGAATTAAGCAGGAGGAACAGGCTGAGGCAGCAGCCTCTGTAATGCCAAAGGAAGTGGATAAAATAGTGTTTGATGCTGGATTTTTCAGAATTGAAAGTCCCATTAAATCATTCTCAG GACTTTCTTCTGAATGTGTTTCTCAAAGACTTAAAACACCTCAGTCTGTCAGCAAAACTGTGTCTGAGACCAGGGCTGAGATGGGCCTTCTAAGACAAACTACATCACCAGAGAATCCTGGTCCTCAGGGTGCCAAAAGTGAACATGTTGATAAGACTTTGATTTCAAATATTCCTGGAAACAG aaacagCATAGGAGAAGATGCTAAGTGTCTTGGATTACAAGATTTAATTGAAATAAACCAT GGTATAAATAAGATAAACTTTGAGATAGATCGTTTATctagtaaaagaatgaatttggctCTCCATGCTGGCAAAGTAGCAGATGATATTAATACTAACAAAAAGGAAGAAGTTTCAGATGTTGTGGAAGGAATGGAACTAAATTCAGTTACAACACAAGATGTTTTGATGATTAGCcctgaaaaaaatatacaatcaCAAAATAACATCTCAtgggaagaagaaacaaaaacttcTCAGCC